The proteins below come from a single Balaenoptera musculus isolate JJ_BM4_2016_0621 chromosome 1, mBalMus1.pri.v3, whole genome shotgun sequence genomic window:
- the TRNP1 gene encoding TMF-regulated nuclear protein 1, with protein MPGCRISACGPGTQEGSAEPGSPSPPPGERLLSPQPPSPTPTLTPTPAQASPQPEVAQESAGSAEGQELQRWRQGASGGAGRTGPAGGAGGGPGAAAAAAAAAAGGRALELAEARRRLLEVEGRRRLVSELESRVLQLHCVFLAAELRLAHRAESLGRLGGGVAQAELYLAAHGSRLKKGSRRARRARPPALLASALGLGGCVPWGAGRLRRGHCPEPDSPFRRSPPRGPASPQR; from the coding sequence atgCCGGGCTGCCGCATCAGCGCCTGCGGCCCAGGGACCCAGGAAGGGTCGGCGGAACCAGGGTCCCCGTCGCCGCCGCCCGGGGAGCGCCTGTTGTCCCCTCAGCCACCGTCCCCAACTCCGACCTTAACCCCGACCCCGGCTCAGGCCTCACCGCAGCCCGAAGTGGCCCAGGAGTCGGCGGGCTCGGCCGAGGGGCAGGAGCTGCAGCGCTGGCGCCAGGGCGCTAGCGGGGGCGCGGGGCGCACAGGGCCGGCagggggcgcgggcggcggcccgggcgcggcggcggcggcagcggcagcggcggcagGGGGCCGCGCGCTTGAGCTGGCCGAAGCACGGCGGCGACTGCTGGAGGTGGAGGGCCGCCGGCGCCTGGTGTCGGAGCTGGAGAGCCGCGTGCTGCAGCTGCACTGCGTCTTCCTGGCGGCCGAGCTGCGCCTGGCGCACCGCGCCGAAAGCCTGGGCCGCCTGGGCGGCGGCGTGGCGCAGGCCGAGCTCTATCTGGCGGCGCACGGGTCGCGCCTCAAGAAGGGCTCGCGCCGCGCCCgccgcgcccgcccgcccgcgctGCTTGCCTCTGCGCTCGGTCTGGGCGGCTGCGTGCCCTGGGGCGCCGGGCGCCTGCGGCGGGGCCACTGCCCCGAGCCCGATTCGCCCTTCCGCCGGAGCCCGCCCCGCGGCCCCGCCTCCCCCCAGCGCTGA